The Oryzias melastigma strain HK-1 linkage group LG6, ASM292280v2, whole genome shotgun sequence genome includes a window with the following:
- the LOC112152097 gene encoding uncharacterized protein LOC112152097, translating to MHVGEVHERCRRRGEGKLQTFCRQDADQTTDIPKMRLQKCCRCVCRHAADASADMPQMRLETRRRCVWRHAADVSADMPQMHLQTCSRQTAAYLEGLVEMIKPCRFLDLNWKNDSFLSPSVAFGWFYRYEGKLPSLRKKGEKKKKKKKTSNTDTLQEQKKSKKEMEFELKLAKEKEEMYEREKQLKINRLVQEVSETEREDMEESEKVQHWVERLCQTRLEQISCVENESSEVKREETASSIRIFS from the exons ATGCATGTTGGAGAAGTGCATGAGAGATGCAGGAGGCGTGGTGAAGGCAAGCTGCAGACATTCTGCAGGCAGGATGCAGATCAGACTACAGACATTCCAAAGATGCGTCTGCAGAAATGCTGCAGATGCGTCTGCAGACATGCAGCAGATGCGTCTGCAGACATGCCGCAGATGCGTCTGGAGACACGCCGCAGATGCGTCTGGAGACACGCCGCAGATGTGTCTGCAGACATGCCGCAGATGCATCTGCAGACATGCAGCAGACAGACTGCAGCCTATCTGGAGGGTCTCGTCGAAATGATAAAAccctgcaggtttttggatttgaaCTGGAAAAATGACTCATTCTTGTCTCCATCCGTAGCGTTTGGCTGGTTTTATCGCTACGAAGGGAAACTTCCGTCGCTTCGTAAG AaaggagagaagaagaagaaaaagaagaagacgtCCAACACGGACACgctgcaggagcagaagaagagcAAGAAGGAGATGGAGTTTGAGCTGAAACTGGCCAAAGAGAAAGAGGAGATGTACGAACGAGAGAAACAGCTGAAGATCAATCGGCTGGTCCAGGAG GTTTCGGAGACGGAGAGGGAGGACATGGAGGAGTCGGAGAAAGTGCAGCACTGGGTGGAGCGTTTGTGTCAGACTCGGCTGGAGCAGATCTCCTGTGTGGAGAACGAATCCTCAGAGGTAAAGAGGGAGGAAACAGCATCAAGTATTAGGATTTTcagttga